Proteins from a single region of Oncorhynchus tshawytscha isolate Ot180627B linkage group LG03, Otsh_v2.0, whole genome shotgun sequence:
- the cited4b gene encoding cbp/p300-interacting transactivator 4b, which yields MADHLMMPMNHSSVGGGLHGYRMGMNGGLQAGHQQHVVPQPGLRALPNGQMMHYGGGPQQQATMEVAMRQRQGMVGPVNGQLNGAQMGHHQMTSGSIMYNNGQAQQQHHTQHHHMSQQQQAQQHPQQQQQYMNGGLTSQQLMASMHLQKLNTQYHGHPLGPMNSNHMGNGVAQYRIGPAQLANMQQMAGPALALNGMDADMIDEEVLTSLVMELGLDRVQELPELFLGQNEFDFISDFVSKQLPSTVSC from the coding sequence ATGGCGGATCATCTAATGATGCCCATGAACCACAGCTCTGTGGGTGGGGGCCTCCACGGCTACAGAATGGGCATGAACGGAGGCCTGCAGGCAGGCCACCAGCAGCACGTGGTGCCTCAGCCTGGCCTCCGAGCCCTGCCCAATGGCCAGATGATGCACTACGGCGGGGGACCTCAGCAGCAGGCCACCATGGAGGTGGCCATGAGGCAGCGGCAAGGCATGGTGGGGCCCGTGAACGGACAGCTCAACGGGGCTCAGATGGGCCACCACCAAATGACATCTGGTAGCATAATGTACAACAACGGGCAGGCCCAGCAGCAACACCACACCCAGCACCATCACATGAGCCAGCAACAGCAGGCCCAGCAGCAcccacagcaacaacagcagtatATGAATGGTGGTCTCACGTCCCAGCAGCTCATGGCTAGCATGCATCTGCAAAAACTCAACACCCAGTATCACGGACATCCACTGGGGCCCATGAACAGCAATCACATGGGCAACGGGGTAGCCCAGTACCGCATTGGCCCGGCCCAGCTGGCTAACATGCAGCAGATGGCTGGGCCGGCACTAGCCTTGAACGGCATGGACGCAGACATGATTGACGAGGAGGTTTTGACGTCCCTGGTCATGGAGCTGGGCCTGGACCGCGTTCAGGAGCTGCCCGAACTCTTCCTGGGCCAGAACGAGTTTGACTTCATCTCAGACTTTGTGAGCAAACAGCTGCCCAGCACCGTCAGCTGCTGA